Part of the Nicotiana tabacum cultivar K326 chromosome 20, ASM71507v2, whole genome shotgun sequence genome, cagTTTTAGAGATAATAGGACATGGACCCCAAAAATCGGTGTGAACTAACTCAAAAGGTAAGTCGATCCGTTTATTGACTCTAGAAACTTTAGGAAGGCGATGGTGTTTAGCAAACTGACATGACTCACAATCTAAAGAGAAAATACTCTGAAACAGAAGATATAACTTCTTCAAACTAGACAAGGATGGATGACCCAATCGACAGTGTACATCAAAGGGAGACAACACAGTTGAACAAGAAATGGATTTCGGCACCTCTGattcaagaacatagagaccCCCAGACCCAGAACCTTTACCAATAATTGGGAAAAAATAAGACACAACAATTTAGAGTACGAGTAAGTTTACTGACAGTTATTAGATTGAAAGAAAAATCAGGCAAATTTAAGACGGAACTAAGGGAAAGAGAAGATGTTGGGTTAATAGTGCCAGACCCTAAAACATATGAGGTAGACCCATCGGCTAAAGTAACTGTGGAACATTGGGTATGTGACTGAAAAGTGGAAAAGAGTTTAGAGTTACCTGTCATTTGATCTGTGGCACCAGAATCAATGACCCATTTGGATGACGAAGAGAGGAGACACTTAGTGGTTTTACCTGACTCGGGGATAGTATTGATAGGAGGAGATGATGACTGAGATGGTGAAATAGTCTCGGAAGTGGCGATGTTGGCATACTGAGATCTTTTGTTCTTATTCTGAAGCTTCACACAATAACGTATGGTATGACCGAGCTCATGACAATAAAAACATTCAACTTCCCCTTGCTTTAGGTCTCGACTATCGCTACTCCGATTGCGATTACTATGACTCCTATCCTTTTGGACGCGGCTAAGCAGAGCACCACTATCGATCGTGGCTGTCGGACCTGGATGAGACTTTTCAGTACGCAACACTCTTGTAAAGGCCTCTTTCAAGGAAGAGATAGCAGTCCCAGATAAAATCTGCGTTTTGGCCCCTTCAAATTCGGGAGAAAGACCAGAAAGGAAACTCATGACCGCCAGTTGTTCACGCTGAGCCTGTTGTACCTTCACATCTTGACTAAACGGCAATATAACATTAAGCTCATCATACACCTTCTTAAACTCTGAAAAGTAAGTGGTGAGAGAGCGATCTTGCATGGATGGATGGTAAAATGTCTGGCACACATCATACATGCGAGACAAGTTTCCTTTGCCAGAGTACAAAAAATCTAAATAATCCATTAGATCCTTCACATAATCACAATGAGAAACTAGATCATTTACCTCACTGTGCATCGAATTCTTGATTTGGAGAAACAATTTTGCATCCTCCTTTAACCAGACTAATTTAGTCTCATCCTTGGGTGGATCATCAACCAAGTGGTTCTCTTTGTCGATGCTCCGCAAATAGAGACGGATCGTCTTACTCCAATCCATGTAATTGGAACCCATGAACTTATTCTCCGTAATTTTGGACATAACCGGAATGACATCAACGGTAGGTTTCGTTTTAGTCATCTTGCACCCAAATAATAGCAGAATCAAATAGTCAAGAACAGTGCAGTGAAATTTGAACAGTGTAGTGAATAGTGAACAGTGATATTTGAACAGTACAATGAACAGTAAATAGTAATATTTAAACAGTGAACAGTGCAGTGAACAGTGAACAGTACAGTGAACAATGCCTGAACAGTGATCTTGGAAAATGAAAGTTgtcaggaaaaaaaaaattctgacaGTACCACTTTGGTCGGAATAGTGAGTAGAAAAATCTGTAAAGAAGTGGTCGGGGCAAAAAATGGCcgaaaatagtgaaatagaatcaaAGCAGCCAAAGGCTGTTCTGAACAAAAATAATTCAAACGGGGAAAAACAATTCCCAACAACAAACTGATGAAAAAACttcaatgctctgataccatgttagaaaccaaagaagttctgtatttcatatctagaAGAGAAGATTACAAGGCCTATTTATAATACTAATTCACCTAATCTATTAGTTGCCATACACCTAATTACACCTACTATACAACTCATATACATGTGCTAGCTATGATGTAGTAAATGTGTATACATGTGCTACACAACTTCTATTACACCTACTATACAACTTATATACATGTGCTAGCTATGATGTACTACATGTGTATACATGTGCTAGATAACTTGTATGTCAACATAACACAAAATCTATTCAAAATCTGCCCAATGTTTGGCCGTTGGTGCAGACATGAACTGGCTAACAACACTTACCGCAAAAGCAATATCTGGACGAGTCAGAGTAAGGTAATTTAATTTCCCAACTAACCTCCTGTATCTTTTTAGATCGTCAAAAGGATTATCATCATCTTTCATAAGATGCAATAGGAACCATTGGAGTACTGCAAGGTTTAACTGCCAACTTTCCAGTTTCTGCAAGTAAGACAAGAATGTACTTTCTCTGAGACAAAAGAATTCCCTTCTTGCTTCTATTTACTTCTACTCCCAAAAAGTATTTCAACTGGCCCAAGTCATTTGTATGAAATCTAGTATGCAGAAAAGACCTGAGGGAAGAAATCCAAGCATAGTCACTTCCTGtgataacaatatcatcaacatatacaacaaggagAATAGTGCCAGCTACTAATTTCCGATAGAAGATTGAGTGATCGCACTTACTCATTTTCAACACAAACTCCTGAACTAACTTACTGAACTTGCCAAACCAAGCTCGTGGACTCTACTTTAAGCCATACAAGGACTTCTTCAAATGACAGACTTTCCCatactccccctgagcaacaaaaccggATGGTTGCTCCACATACACTTCCTCCTGAAGATCACCATAAAGGAACACATTCTTGATATCCAATTGATTTAAAAGCCAATTCTCGGACAGGTAGAGAAATAAATAAGCGGACAGAAGTGAGTTTGgcaaccggggagaaggtgttagaatAATCCACCTCATAAGTCTGAGCATACCCTTTCGCCACATGTCTGGCCTTAAGTCTTGCCACAGAACCATCTGGATTAACTTTAACTGTAAAGACCCACTTGCATCCCACTGGTTTCTTTCCCTTTGGTAAATCTACCAAATCCCATGTGTGGTTGTCCTCTAAAGCATGTAGTTCCTCAAGCATTGCATAAGACCATCCTAGATGATTCAAAGCCTCCTTCATTGTTTTGGGTACGGAGATGGAGACTAGAGAAGCAATCATAGATCTAGACGTAGAGGATAAGTGGTCATAGGAAACAAAGTTAGCAACAGAATATGTCGATTTGCATGTATGTGTGCCTTTGCGAAGAGCAATAGGAAGATCAAGGTTATCTGGAGGATCAGGCAAAGGAGAATCAGATGATGCAGGAACTGGTACGGGACATGTTTCATTTGTCTCTCGCCTCCGCGAATAAACTTGAACAACTGGAGGTCTTGCTGGAGCAGGTATTGAAGGCATAATAGTCGATTGGTGCTAAATAGAAGAATTGGGAGATCGAAGAGTATCATCTGATTGTTCTGTCAAAGTACGGTTAACCTGATATACTAGCCACTCATCTTCCTCCCCCTGGCTTGTAGAAATGGGAGGTGCATAGAAGAATGGTGTAGTCTCTGAAAATACCACATCAATTGATACTAAATATTTGCCAATCTCAGTAGAATAACATCGATACCCCTTCTGAAGGTGAGAATAGCTTAAGAAAACACACTTCACAGCCTTGGGAGCCAACTTGGTAAGAGATGGTCGAACATCTCGAACATAACATGTGCTTCCAAACACATTAGGTTCCATCGGAAATAATGAGTTGTTTGAAAAAAGAACACTATAAAGCACATTATCATCGTGTACACTAGATGGCATGCGATTAGTCAGAAAATAAGACATAGAAACCGTATCAGCCCAGAACTGTTTAGGAACCTTCATTTGGAACAAAAGTGCTCGAGCTGTCTCAAGTAGATGCCTATTCTTCCTCTCAGCAACTATATTTTGAGAGGGTGCATCAACACATGAAGACTGATATAATATACCATGTTGTCTCATGTAGGACTGAAATAACTCTGACATGTATTTTTTAGCGTTATCACTCCTTAGAGTACGTACTGAAGCATTTAATTGAGTTTTGACTTCAGCATAGAAGGCAAAAAAATGAGTAAACACTTCAGAGCGGCTCCTCATAAAGTAAATCCAAGTCATTCGAGAAAAACCATCTATAAAAGTGACAAAATACTTATGCCCAGTTTTAGAAACAACCGGACATGGTCCCTAAACATCAGAATGGACTAACTCAAAAGCTGACTCAACTCACTTATTAACCCTTGGACTTAACGAGATGTGATGGTGTTTTGCAAAATGACATGACTCACAATCCAATGATAAAATATTCTGAAACTGAGGACAGAGCTTGTTTAACAAAGGCAAAGAGGGATGTCCAAGTCGACAATGTGTTTCAAAAGGAGACACGATACTAGAGCATGCAATAGAACATGGCTCCCATTCATAAAGAATGTAGAGATCACCAGATATatatcctttaccaataacctCCATCGTCTTAAAGTCTAAAAACAAACAATGATCGGAAAAGAATACAACACAACAATTAAGGTCTTTGATAATTTTACTAACAGAAATCAAGTTGAAAGCCAAGTTTGGTAGACATAATATAGATGATAGGGTAATAGAGGAAGTTGGTTTAACAATCTCAGATCCAATACTACTACAAGTTGATCCATCAGCTACAGTAATCGGAGAGGGTGCTTTATGTGAGCGAAAGCTAGAAAAAATATTTGGATTACCTGTCATGTGATTTGTAGCACCGGAATCCATCACCTATTTATTGGAAGAGGTAATAAGATATGTTTTATCTGACCCAGCAAAGGCAATACTGAAGAAGATTCCTTAACTGATTTATGATATTGAAGGAATTTTAGAAACTCACCAGAAACCAAGATTGTTGGACTAGGAGTTGTTGCAATATTATTCTTTACCaacatttttttcctttcaataataaaataattaaactaacaGAGGTCCCCGAAGCTAAAAGATACTCAAACAGATCCAGATAGATATGAAATCAACAATCTATTAAATAGGATTCAACTTTAATAATCCACTCA contains:
- the LOC142174505 gene encoding uncharacterized protein LOC142174505 — its product is MTKTKPTVDVIPVMSKITENKFMGSNYMDWSKTIRLYLRSIDKENHLVDDPPKDETKLVWLKEDAKLFLQIKNSMHSEVNDLVSHCDYVKDLMDYLDFLYSGKGNLSRMYDVCQTFYHPSMQDRSLTTYFSEFKKVYDELNVILPFSQDVKVQQAQREQLAVMSFLSGLSPEFEGAKTQILSGTAISSLKEAFTRVLRTEKSHPGPTATIDSGALLSRVQKDRSHSNRNRSSDSRDLKQGEVECFYCHELGHTIRYCVKLQNKNKRSQYANIATSETISPSQSSSPPINTIPESGKTTKCLLSSSSKWVIDSGATDQMTGSGSGGLYVLESEVPKSISCSTVLSPFDVHCRLGHPSLSSLKKLYLLPEEEDDTLVYTVTHPVSSLTPLPQSPVSLDRPSEKPPVLRVYTRRQQTSEPDHLPTSTSSVYQTSCVSDPSLDLPIAIRKDSARIPKTIREALSHPGWHDAMIEEMMALDENGTCELADLPTNKKAIGCKWVFAIKFNSDGTVARLKARLVAKGYAQTYGVDYLDTFSPVAKLAFVRLFIFMAATYDWPLHQLDIKNAFLHGDLQEEVYMEQPPGFVAQGECGKVCRLRKSLYGLKQSPRAWFGRFSEAVLEYGMKKSNCDHTVFYKKSDDGILLLVVYVDDIVITGSDIT